Proteins co-encoded in one Atribacterota bacterium genomic window:
- a CDS encoding lactate racemase domain-containing protein, with product MLSIENLQGELTDVQLEDMVREALKDFSKINKALIIHPDYTRTDFTDRLVPIIYRELKNKHLKRIDSLNAGGTHRKMSEQEIKIKLGLIDKDDIVFHNLYNHHFDQQEDLSTVGEIDSSFVSEQTKGELNQSIPVVVNKLILDNYDLIVTLSGTSPHESAGYSGGLKIFFPGISGPTVIDLLHWAAVLVGIPSIIGSVDNPARKVINKGSSYIFEAIKAPVVSFNMLFEEGQESIIIPKGLYTGIGFEGFIKAYEATAEASSKIHIVYIEEPLEQAVQVMDLCYDEVWTAGKGSYKLQYPGVMAREGEIIIYAPHIKFFHSQKEMDWTMRSLGYHGKDYVIDYLKKYPDTSRNVAAHVINVRGNAEYNPKNGEELFDFQVTLATGIPEDVCQRVGLGYRDPATIQKEDFEGPHKLWIEHGGKYLYKLKN from the coding sequence ATGTTATCAATAGAAAATCTTCAGGGTGAATTGACTGATGTACAGTTGGAAGATATGGTCAGGGAAGCACTAAAAGATTTTTCAAAAATAAATAAGGCTTTAATAATTCACCCTGATTATACCAGGACTGATTTTACAGATAGATTAGTACCGATAATTTATCGGGAATTGAAAAATAAACACCTAAAAAGGATTGATAGTCTTAATGCCGGTGGTACACATCGAAAGATGTCTGAACAGGAAATAAAGATTAAACTGGGGTTAATAGATAAAGATGACATAGTTTTTCATAATTTATATAATCATCATTTTGACCAGCAAGAGGATCTATCCACAGTTGGAGAAATTGATTCTTCCTTTGTATCTGAACAGACTAAGGGAGAATTAAACCAATCAATTCCGGTTGTAGTAAATAAACTTATTCTGGATAATTATGATTTAATTGTAACCTTATCCGGAACTTCGCCTCACGAGTCTGCAGGTTATTCAGGGGGATTAAAAATATTTTTTCCCGGTATATCCGGGCCGACTGTTATTGATCTATTACACTGGGCTGCAGTGCTGGTTGGTATCCCAAGCATTATTGGGTCAGTGGATAATCCTGCCAGGAAGGTTATAAATAAAGGATCTTCTTATATTTTTGAGGCTATCAAAGCCCCGGTTGTTTCCTTTAATATGCTATTTGAGGAAGGGCAGGAAAGCATTATTATTCCAAAGGGTTTGTATACAGGGATAGGTTTTGAGGGTTTTATTAAAGCCTACGAAGCTACTGCAGAGGCCAGTTCAAAAATACATATTGTCTATATAGAGGAACCTCTTGAACAGGCTGTTCAGGTAATGGATCTCTGTTATGATGAAGTCTGGACTGCGGGAAAGGGCTCCTATAAATTACAGTATCCAGGTGTAATGGCAAGGGAAGGAGAAATTATCATCTATGCACCCCATATTAAATTTTTTCATTCCCAAAAAGAGATGGACTGGACTATGAGAAGTTTAGGATATCATGGTAAGGACTATGTAATCGACTATCTTAAAAAATATCCTGATACTTCCAGAAATGTTGCTGCTCATGTCATAAATGTCCGTGGCAATGCTGAGTATAATCCGAAAAACGGAGAGGAATTATTTGATTTTCAGGTAACATTAGCTACTGGTATACCTG
- a CDS encoding four helix bundle protein has protein sequence MDKKIRNHRDLKVWNKSVDLVDNIYRITESFPNKEIYGLTNQIRRSAVSVPSNIAEGAARSSKKEFIKFLYIALGSLAELEMQIIIASRLGYLNDLDSLLNAVKLIQKLLNGLIYSLKR, from the coding sequence ATGGACAAAAAAATAAGGAACCATAGAGATCTTAAAGTTTGGAATAAAAGTGTAGATTTAGTAGATAATATTTACAGAATAACTGAATCTTTTCCCAATAAAGAAATTTATGGGTTAACAAATCAAATAAGAAGATCGGCAGTTTCTGTACCTTCAAATATTGCTGAGGGGGCTGCTAGAAGTTCTAAAAAAGAATTTATTAAATTTTTGTATATTGCCTTAGGTTCATTAGCTGAACTCGAAATGCAAATAATTATTGCCAGCAGGTTAGGGTATTTAAATGATTTAGATTCTCTATTAAATGCTGTTAAATTGATACAAAAATTGTTAAATGGATTGATATATTCTTTGAAGAGATAA
- a CDS encoding NAD(P)-binding domain-containing protein: ISGGEEGALKGPAIMPGGQEEAYKLMQDLFEKISAKAHDDKPCVSYIGPHGAGHYVKMVHNGIEYGDMQLIGECVWTLKKAFGLSSEEIGEIVEKWNSYDDVLSSYLIEITADSMKEKGKNGNHSLIDVVADITRMKGTGTWTVQSALELLVPIPTITAAVFSREMSQNKDQRLQLSRTLSSYGEKNININKKEIIQIAHDALYLSKLSSYAQGMALLQAASEEYKFNLNLKNIVEGWRAGCIIRAQFLDEITKAYKDNPDLLSLLVAPRFLEVVQNNFAKLNRFIEIAHKAGVPVPAMDGSFDYILQLGSPIMVSAQLAAIQRDYFGAHGYFKLKGINNPEIILNQDNKWKEFHTQWMLQGRPEEEWN; encoded by the coding sequence GAATATCAGGGGGAGAAGAAGGGGCATTAAAAGGTCCTGCAATTATGCCCGGTGGTCAGGAAGAAGCCTACAAACTGATGCAAGACTTGTTTGAAAAAATTTCTGCAAAGGCTCATGATGATAAACCGTGTGTATCCTATATAGGGCCACATGGTGCAGGTCATTATGTTAAGATGGTACATAATGGGATTGAATATGGAGATATGCAGTTAATTGGCGAATGTGTCTGGACTTTAAAAAAGGCCTTTGGTTTGAGTTCTGAAGAGATTGGTGAAATTGTAGAAAAATGGAATAGTTATGATGATGTTTTAAGTTCCTATTTGATTGAGATTACTGCGGATAGCATGAAAGAAAAAGGGAAAAACGGTAATCATTCGCTTATTGATGTAGTGGCAGATATAACAAGGATGAAGGGAACAGGCACCTGGACGGTCCAGAGTGCATTAGAGCTGTTAGTTCCCATTCCAACTATTACTGCTGCTGTTTTCTCCAGAGAGATGTCTCAAAATAAAGACCAAAGACTTCAGCTTTCCCGGACATTGTCTTCATATGGAGAAAAAAATATCAACATTAATAAGAAAGAAATAATCCAGATTGCCCATGATGCACTTTACCTGTCGAAACTTTCTTCTTATGCACAGGGGATGGCTTTATTACAGGCAGCATCAGAAGAATATAAATTTAATCTGAACCTGAAAAATATTGTTGAAGGATGGCGTGCCGGATGCATAATCAGGGCACAATTTTTAGATGAGATTACCAAGGCTTATAAGGACAATCCTGATTTACTAAGTTTGCTGGTAGCACCACGTTTTCTGGAAGTGGTCCAGAATAATTTTGCTAAGTTAAACCGCTTTATCGAGATTGCCCATAAAGCAGGAGTACCTGTACCTGCAATGGATGGTTCCTTTGATTATATTTTACAGTTAGGCAGTCCAATTATGGTTTCAGCTCAGCTTGCAGCTATTCAAAGAGATTATTTTGGGGCACACGGCTATTTTAAACTAAAAGGTATTAACAATCCGGAAATTATTTTAAACCAGGATAATAAATGGAAGGAATTCCATACTCAATGGATGCTTCAAGGTCGTCCGGAAGAAGAATGGAACTAA
- a CDS encoding NAD(P)-binding domain-containing protein, whose translation MEKAQIGLVGLGVMGQNLILNMESKGYSVAAYNRTSSKTKDFAQSQAKGKKIKPAYTLEEFMEVLERPRRIILLVKAGQPVDDFIEKLIPLMDKGDLIIDGGNSFFKDTIRRNKYLQEKGFLYIGTGISGGEEGALKGPAIMPGGQEEAYKLMQDLFEKISAKAHDDKP comes from the coding sequence ATGGAAAAAGCACAGATAGGATTAGTTGGATTAGGCGTTATGGGCCAAAATCTGATTTTAAATATGGAAAGCAAAGGATATTCTGTGGCTGCTTATAATCGAACCTCTTCCAAAACAAAGGATTTTGCACAGAGCCAGGCAAAAGGCAAGAAAATTAAACCGGCATACACTTTAGAAGAATTCATGGAGGTACTTGAGAGACCGCGAAGAATAATACTTTTAGTTAAAGCCGGCCAGCCGGTAGATGATTTTATTGAAAAACTTATTCCATTAATGGATAAAGGTGACTTGATTATTGATGGCGGAAATTCCTTTTTTAAAGATACTATCCGCCGTAATAAATATTTACAAGAGAAAGGGTTTTTATATATTGGAACCGGAATATCAGGGGGAGAAGAAGGGGCATTAAAAGGTCCTGCAATTATGCCCGGTGGTCAGGAAGAAGCCTACAAACTGATGCAAGACTTGTTTGAAAAAATTTCTGCAAAGGCTCATGATGATAAACC